The genomic DNA AGCTGGGCGGCTATTACGGCACAGAGTTTGAGAAGGCTCTCCCTGTCATCTCGTCTCCGAGCCTCTTCGAAGGCGGGAAGGTTCTGATCATGGTCATAGATATCTCAGGAAGCACGATGGCGCCGATGAGGATTGGGGAGAGCACGACGTACCTTGATTATGAGAAGTCACTCGCGATAGAGCTTCTCCAATCACCGGAGCTCAGGGATGCCAGGGTCGGCATCGTCGTCTTCGGCACGAAACCTTACGTCGTATCTCAGCCGGTGCCTATCAGAAACAGGGCTGTCATAGAGGAGAGTATAAAGAGCCTTCAGACTCCCCTCGGAAGAGATGAGACTAACCTGGATGAGGGACTCCGCCTGGCGTGGAAGATCATCAACGAGAGCAAGGCTGAGGCCGATCTTGTGATCATATCAGATGGCAGAATAGAGCCTGACAAGGTGAAGGGAGATCAGGTATTCCTGAACTCTGTTGATATTCTGAGGGAGATGAACGCGACGGTCACACTGATACAGGTCCAGAGCTACGCAGGGTCTGCCGGCAGGTTTGAGGAGCTGGCTGCGCTCACAGGCGCCACGTTCCGTCCTGCAGTATACCCAAGCTCTCTGACTGTGAGGACTCCTGAGATCGAAAGGGGGATAGAGGTTGCGAAGAACGTCTCCGGATACACACTTGTGGTGACGGATGAGAATCATTACATAACAAGCGATATAGAGATCAATGCTACGATCAGCGGATTCAATGATGTGACGCCGAAGCCAGGCGCCCAGAGGCTCGTGGCGCTGACAGATGGAAAACCGATAGTGACAGCAATGCGCTACGGCCTCGGCAGGAGCGTCTCCCTGGCCACAGATGATGGCAATGCATGGGCTCAGTCGATTTACGCCGAGGAGAACTCGATGCTCATTTCCTCCATGGTTAACTGGGCCGTCGGCGATCCGAGGCCCGAGAGAGAGAGGGTTGAGGCCGACGATGGATGGGCGGGAAGCCCTCTGGAGATATACGTCTCAAGCGAGAGCCCGCCTGAGATCGGAAAGGGAGCCAGGATCGAGAGCACCGCCCCGGGAAGGTACACGGTGACGATCGTCCCGGAGTCAAAGGGTGTGTATTACATCAACGATTATGGAATCGCCGTAAACTACCCGCTGGAGTACAGGGAGTTCGGGTTCAACCCGGAGCTGAAAGGAATGATAGAGGCAGTGGGTGGAAAGATCTTCACAGAGGACGAGGCGGGAAGGAGCATCGTGGAGGAGGCGAGGAAGGCAAGCGCGCGCCTCGTTCAGGAGAGAGCCAGCATCAGCTGGCAGCTGCTTCTGGCTGCGCTGGTTCTATTCCTGCTGGAGGTCACAGTCAGGCGTCTGAGGGAGATAAGGGGGTGATCCCCCTCGAAGGACTGTCGCCCCAGCGATGGCTTCGCTCTTTCAGAGAGGTGCTTGGTATACAAGTGAGATGAAAGAGCATTCGCTCAGAGCTCCATCAAATGCTGAGGGCAGGGCGCTGGGAAGACAAGCGGCCTTAGGCATTCTCCCTCTCAAGCTCACGCCTCAGGATCTCTATGATCTCCAGCAGCTCCTCCCTTCTTGCAGCGCAGATATGGCGACCCGCTATCTCCTCAAGCCTTCGTATCGCCTCCTCGATCCCAGACATCCGATCGCTCCAGCTGATTGGATTATACGTGAATGGATTGTAAGATTTGATGAATATATCTGTCCGGAGACCCGCGTCTGTTATGACGCAGACGATTGACAACCATTTCAGCACATCATGTGGTTATCCAGAGGTCGTCCTGCAGGCATGAGCTGCGCTCCAACGAACCGCGCGCTCACGCAACAGACGCCTCGATGAGCCTGCGTTTGACGAAATCCCTGTCGAGGCTTGCGATGAACCACCCTGCCTTCGGCCCCTGACGCTCACCGAGAAATGCGAGGTACACAGCCTGGAAGAACTTCTTAGGATCGAGGCCGAGCTCATTTGCAACTGCGTATATCTCATCATGGATCTCCTGCGCGCTCTTTCCCTCGATCCTCTCAGCCAGCATGCCAAGGCCTCTGCGCTCCTCTGGGGATATGTTTCTGACCGCCTGAGGGAGATCCTCCTTCACATCGAACTTCACAAACGGAGGAGCATACCGCTCCAGCCAGATCCTCACGTTCCTGGCGCGCGCGAGTATCTCATCCCTGCGCGACGTCTCATAGCCGCTCCGCTCCAGAACTTTGAGAAGGAGATCCTCGTCATCCCTCGCGATCTGGACGGCCGTCACCATATGTCTGAACGGTATAGTGAAGGGCTCGCTCTGCCTTATCGAGGAGAGTTCCAGCGCTCTTGCATCACCCCTCCTCTGGTCGAACTCATCCACAAGGGTGAGGAGCGGAAGCCCTGGATCAAACTCTATGTGCTTCTCTGGCTTCGTCCTGATTATGAGGTAACGCAGGACCTCTGGCGGCACGACATCGAGCATCTCCTGGACCGTCACAACAAGCCCTGTGGAGCTGTGCATAGCCCCCTTTCCCTTGAGATGGATCCACTCGTAGACGATCGGATACGGGGCAGGATAATTGTAAACATCCTCGCTGATCCTCTTTCCTGTGTCGTAAGATCCGCCTGCAGTCGCATGATCCTTTCCGAAGGGCTCAACGGTCACCCTGAGGATATGCCAGCGTGCAGGCCAGTCGACCCTCCAGACCAGCTTGCCGCCACCACGCATGCTCACGCTTCCTGTGGACCCACACTCGCATACGTAATCAACCCTCTCGGAATCGAGATCAAATCCTGTCACCCTGGTGGTGTTCATGCGCCCGCAGTCCCTGCAGATCGGATCGAAAGGACTCCAGCCCGGCGAGACATCCCTGCCGGAGACCTCCTTCAATATCCTCGCGATTTCGTCCCTCTTTTTCAGCGCGGTCTTTATCGCATCGAGATAAACGCCCTCTTTGTAGAGCTGATCCGCCCTGTAGACCTCAGGCTTTATATCCAGAAGATCCATCGCTCTCAGGAACGGCTGCAGGAAGTGCTCTGAGTAGCTGCTGCAGCACCCCTCCGGGCACGGGATCTCAGATAAAGGCTTGCCCACGTGCTCCCTGAAGCTCTCATCCAGAAATGGATAGAGCCTCCGCAGGCGATCGTATGTATCAGCTATGTAAATCAGCCTCGCCTCCACGCCTCTGTCTACAAGAGCCCTGTAAACAGCGTCAGCCGTCATGACCTCGCGCAAGTTACCTATGTGCACCGGCCCGGATGGCGTTATGCCTGTGGCCAATGTGTGCGGGCCATGGTCCTTGAGCCTCTCTGCAATCACATCTGCCCAGTGGATGATCATAAGCCGAGATCGATGCAGAGCGGAATATTAAGCTTCCGGCTTAAGCTTCAGGCCACTACAAAACACAACTTGGAATATACCTCGGCATGGGATCGGATTACTGAATAGAACTGAAATCGACGTTCACTTGCATAACAGATCGCGGATCATGCAGGATCATCCGCAATCTCAATGATGCGAGTACACACCTGTACCTCCTCTTAAGTTTCAATGAGGGTCGCCCTGTGGTAATACAATACTGAATATAAACATCTTAACACTGTTACTTGAAAAGATATATATCACAAATCAAGTTATTTCTCTGCATTTGATAATATCATGTCAGATCTACAAGGTGATTGTGTTGAAGATGTACACGATCAATCCAGATACTGTATCTCTTGATAATATGATCGAGCGCGGTACGGAGTTTCACGGCCATCTGGGTCCATTTCTCGTTCTCGGCATAAGGATGGGGCTCGCTGCCCTCAGCGAGCTCGGCTCTCGTGGACACAAGGATATCAGCGCTGTTGTGCGGTCCGGGAGCAGACCTCCGGTATCGTGTCTGGCAGATGGTATCCAGATATCCACCGGCTGCACGCTTGGAAAAGGAAACATCTCCGTGCTTCAGGATGGAGTGCCTGAGGCGACGTTCTCCTCAAACGGCAGGACCGTGAGCTTCAGGGTCAGAGGTTCAATCGCTGAGAAGATCTCGAAGCTATCGCATGATGAGCTCGAGGATTTCTCCTGGAAGATATCGAGAATGCCACTGGACTCGATCATCGAAAGGCTCTGAGGTGGATATGCTGATCAGGCTCGAGAACGTGCACACATTCTATGATGGTGAGAAGAACTCCACCCTGAAGGGCATCACGCTTTCGATCGGCGCGGGCGAGATGG from Methanothrix thermoacetophila PT includes the following:
- a CDS encoding VWA domain-containing protein gives rise to the protein MSEIYLQRPELLWLVPAVLAAGLLYTRRTQQKLLVLTRSVVVCLIIIALANPYTVATHTKDVSRPRITILSDQTASMEIFDTNIAERLSSRIPDSQLRYFSGESTPLGDRIIQYMPQADSILLVSDGYSNSGRPLRDALLLARSSNVSVFAIEMSPVAKEAGVEISGSNVAVLDGDYPFKIIVRKSGSASGDVVVYADDLEIFRGSLESINDSLRISHRFRSTGTHILRAEIYPDEDHFDMNNMYTKAVYVVPRPRVLLLGSSSPLEDVLKDIVELNTAEDLPQSLSGYKAVVLDNIKYNPDLDRLKDYVASGGGLVVVGGADAYELGGYYGTEFEKALPVISSPSLFEGGKVLIMVIDISGSTMAPMRIGESTTYLDYEKSLAIELLQSPELRDARVGIVVFGTKPYVVSQPVPIRNRAVIEESIKSLQTPLGRDETNLDEGLRLAWKIINESKAEADLVIISDGRIEPDKVKGDQVFLNSVDILREMNATVTLIQVQSYAGSAGRFEELAALTGATFRPAVYPSSLTVRTPEIERGIEVAKNVSGYTLVVTDENHYITSDIEINATISGFNDVTPKPGAQRLVALTDGKPIVTAMRYGLGRSVSLATDDGNAWAQSIYAEENSMLISSMVNWAVGDPRPERERVEADDGWAGSPLEIYVSSESPPEIGKGARIESTAPGRYTVTIVPESKGVYYINDYGIAVNYPLEYREFGFNPELKGMIEAVGGKIFTEDEAGRSIVEEARKASARLVQERASISWQLLLAALVLFLLEVTVRRLREIRG
- the lysS gene encoding lysine--tRNA ligase, yielding MIIHWADVIAERLKDHGPHTLATGITPSGPVHIGNLREVMTADAVYRALVDRGVEARLIYIADTYDRLRRLYPFLDESFREHVGKPLSEIPCPEGCCSSYSEHFLQPFLRAMDLLDIKPEVYRADQLYKEGVYLDAIKTALKKRDEIARILKEVSGRDVSPGWSPFDPICRDCGRMNTTRVTGFDLDSERVDYVCECGSTGSVSMRGGGKLVWRVDWPARWHILRVTVEPFGKDHATAGGSYDTGKRISEDVYNYPAPYPIVYEWIHLKGKGAMHSSTGLVVTVQEMLDVVPPEVLRYLIIRTKPEKHIEFDPGLPLLTLVDEFDQRRGDARALELSSIRQSEPFTIPFRHMVTAVQIARDDEDLLLKVLERSGYETSRRDEILARARNVRIWLERYAPPFVKFDVKEDLPQAVRNISPEERRGLGMLAERIEGKSAQEIHDEIYAVANELGLDPKKFFQAVYLAFLGERQGPKAGWFIASLDRDFVKRRLIEASVA
- a CDS encoding formylmethanofuran dehydrogenase subunit E family protein translates to MIISCQIYKVIVLKMYTINPDTVSLDNMIERGTEFHGHLGPFLVLGIRMGLAALSELGSRGHKDISAVVRSGSRPPVSCLADGIQISTGCTLGKGNISVLQDGVPEATFSSNGRTVSFRVRGSIAEKISKLSHDELEDFSWKISRMPLDSIIERL